AAGGCCGTCCACCAGGCGGTGGAGGCCGGCACGGCTCCCCCGTTCATCGGCATCCGTTTCAAGTGCTTCGAGGCTCCCACCCGGGCCCGTGGCCTGCGCACGCTGGACCTCTTCGTCTCCACCCTGGTGGAGCAGGGCGGCCTGCCCGACGGCCTGGTCCTGACCCTGCCGAAGGTGACCACCGTGGACCAGGTCACGGCCATGGACCACGTGGTCTCGCGCCTCGAGGAGATCCACGGGCTGCCCGCCGGCCGCTTGCGCTTCGAGGTGCAGGTGGAGACGCCGCAGCTGATCCTCGGCCATGAGGGCACGCACCCGGTGGCGCAGCTGCCGCACGTCGTGCCGGGCCGCATCAGTTCGCTGCACTACGGCACCTACGACTACTCCGCCAGCCTGCAGATCGCCGCCGAGTACCAGTCCATGGAGCACCCGGTGGCCGATGTGGCCAAGGAGATCATGCAGCTGGCCGTCGCCGGGACGGGCATCCGCCTCTCCGATGGCTCCACGAACATCATCCCCGTGGGCGACAACGTGGAGAACGCCTGGAAGCTGCACGGCCGCCTGGTCCGCCGCTCCCTGGAGCGTGGCTACTACCAGGGCTGGGACCTGCACGCCCACCAGCTGCCGAGCCGGTTCGCGGCGAGCTACGCCTTCTACCGCGAGGGCCTGGCCGCGGCCACCACCCGCCTGAAGAACTACTTCTCCCAGACGGACGCGGGTGTCATGGACGAGCCCGCCACCGCGCGGGCGCTGGCCAACTTCGTCCTCCGCGGCGTCCAGTGCGGCGCGGTCGGCGAGGACGAGGTCCTGGCCCTGACCGGCGTCGCACTCCCGGAGCTGACGGTGCTCGCGCACCCGCGGCTCGCCACCACTTCTCACTGATTCACGAAGGAGTCCTTCATGGGAAATCTCTACTACCCCACGGGTGGCCTGCCGCCGCAGACCCATCTCACCACCGAGCGCGCGATCGTCACCGAGGCGTACACGGTCATCCCCAAGGGCGTTCTCACGGACATCGTGACGAGCCTCCTGCCGGGCTTCACGAACACCCGTTCGTGGATCATCGCCCGCCCGATCTCGGGCTTCGCCACCACGTTCTCCCAGCTCATCGTCGAGGTGGGGCCGGGCGGCGGCGCGCCGAAGGCCGAGTTCGAGTCCGGCGTCGAGGGCGTCATCTTCGTGGTCAAGGGCACGCTCACGCTGAACCTCAAGGGCGAGCAGCACGTCATGGAGGAAGGCGGCTACGCCTACCTGGCCGCCGGCGACGAGTGGGGTGTGGAGAACACCACCGGTGACATCGCCACGTTCCACTGGATCCGCAAGGCCTACGACCGTCTCGAAGGCTACGAGGCCACGTCCTTCGTCACCAACGAGAAGGACGTCGAAGGCACCGCGATGCCGGACACCGACGGCGTCTGGAAGACCCAGCGCTTCGTGCCGTCAGACGACCTGGCGCACGACATGCAGGTCAACATCGTCACCTTCCAGCCCGGCGGCGTGATCCCCTTCCCGGAGACCCACGTCATGGAGCACGGCCTCTACGTCCTGGAGGGCAAGGCCATGTACCTGCTCAACAAGGACTGGGTGGAGGTCGAGGCGGGCGACTACATGTGGCTCCGCGCATTCTGCCCGCAGGCCTGCTACGCGTCCGGCCCCGGCCAGTTCCGCTACCTGCTCTACAAGGATCAGAACCGCCAGATCAAGCTCACCGGCGCTCCGCTGCCGGGCTGACCGGCACCGGTCTTCCGGCGCTGAGGCGCTGACCGCGACGGCCGCCGTCGTGCACTCTCCACGGAGGGGCACGACGGCGGCCGTCGGCGTTGGGGGGAGGCGCGGGGCGGAGTGGCTATGTTCGTTTATAGCGCTCAGCGCTATAATTGATGTATGACATATGAGGCTGTGACCATTCTCGGTCACCTTGGGGAGGTCCGTGGAGGCCTGGTAACTTCCGCCCAGGCCAGTGCGGCGGGTGTTTCGCCGTTCCAGGTGTCCCGGATGGCGGATGCGGGAGTGCTGATTCCCGTGGGGCGTCGGGGTGTTTATCGGATGGTCGGGGCGCCCGAACTCGAGCATGAGGACATCACGGCGACATGGCTGTCACTGAAAGGGATCGACGCCCCGGCGTCGGAGCATGGCGCGCAGGGTCTGGTCGTCGCCGGTGTCGACGCCGCGATCCTGCACGGCCTCGGTGATTTTTACCCCGGTGACCACGAGTTGATCTCTGCATCCCGGAAGACCACACGGCAATCGGATGTGCGGATCCGGCACGCGCAGCTGCACCCAGAGGACGTGACGTGGGCCGCCTCGGTGCCCGTGCTGACCGTCGAACGGATGATCGCAGACCTCATGGCCACCTGGGTCGAGTCGAGCCTGGTGATCGACGTGGTCAGGGACGCGATCCAGGCTGGACGGCTCGTTCACCCTCAACGGCTTTCCGAAGCGCTGGCACCGATGGCTGCGGCCCGGGGTTTCGCGGCCGGTGACGGTGCTGCAGTCGCGGAGTGGCTGTACGAACACGCCGGACTGCAACCGCTAGGAGCTGTCGCGTGAGCGAAGGCTACGCCTCGTGGACGGCACTGGCTGCGGCACTGAAGGCCAAGGCCCAGCAGGACCTCAAGAACGGCGCGACCACTAAAAGCGTGCACGAGCAGCTGACGATCGCTCGTTTCGACCGGTTCCTCTCCCGTGTCTTCGCCGATGGTGGCGAAGGCTGGATGCTCAAGGGTGGAAACGCCATGCTCGCGCGCATCCCTGACACCCGGGCCACGAAGGACCTGGATCTGGGAACCGATCAGGACCTCGACGACGCGATTCGCGACCTGGAACAACGCACTCGTGTCGACTTCGGCGACCATCTGCGCTTCGAACTGGTCCGCACGATCGCGACCGGCCGCGGCAGCAATCAACCCGGAGTCCGGTTGCGCAAGGCCGTGTTCGTCGCCCGCGACGCTGAGACCGGCAGGAACCTGGGCGAGGTCTCCGTCGATGTCGCTCTTACTCCCGCGCCCATCGGAAAAACGGACGTTGTGCAACCGGCCAACCGCATGGCGCTGGGAAAGAAACTCAGAACGTCCCCCTACCGGCTCTACCCCTTGGCCGATCATGTCGCCGACAAGGTCTCCGGCGTCATGTCGACCTTCGGTGGCCGGCCCTCCACGCGAGTGAAAGACCTCGTGGACCTGGTCGTCATCGCGGGTACTCAGCAACTCAACGCCAGAGAGCTCCAGAAAGCACTGGACGCCAGAAAGGCCACCGGTCAGCTCTCCCCCGAGAACATCACTTTCCTGATTCCCAGGCCATGGACGACAACTGCTGGACGACGCGAGTTCGAACGCCTGGCGCACGTCGTCGGCGCCGACCTGAATCCCGTGAACGCTGAGGCGCTCGTCGGGCGGATGGTGGATCCTGTGCTGTCCTCCGAACCGATGCCGGACGCTGTGACCTGGGTGCCTGGGCACGGGTGGGTCGGAAGCCCGGAGTAGGCGGCGTCGCAGAGCCGTCAGCGGAGGGACGAGCTTCCTCAGCGCTGAGCCGCTGACCGCGACGGCCGCCGTCGTGCACTCTCGAAGGAGGGGCACGACGGCGGCCGTCGGCGTTGAGGCACAGGCGCGGGGCCGCGCCTCCCGCTCAGAGCGCCGTGAACCTCAGCAACAGCGTCCGGGCCTCGGGGCGCAGGGCGTGCTCGGGCCACACGTCCGGACCACAGGCCCGCGAGCCGAGGCCGTTCTGCGCGGCGTCGAGGTAGAGCCACGTGCGGCGGGATTCCGGGAGCTCGTGCGGGTGCGCGGCGCCGGAGAGCTCCTGGGCCGTGTGCCGGGACAGCGTGAACCCGGGCAGGCGCCCGGCGGCGTCCCGCTCCGCCTCCACCCGGAGCCAGGGCTTGCCCGGACCACCGTCGCTGCCAGCACCGCCAGCACCGTCAGCACCACCACCAGCGCCCCCCAGCAGCAGCTCCAGTTCCCGCACGTCGCTCCGGTGACCGTTCTCCTGAGGCCGCGAGTACGCCGTCCCCAGACCCTCCACGGAATCCGCATACCGCCCGACGAGCGCCGCGTGACGGCTGTCCGGGTACGACTCACGGGGACCGGTGCCGAACCACTCCGCGCCGGACACCTCCGACGGCAGGCCGAACCGCACCCCGATCCTGGGCAGGAGCAGGTCCCAGGCCCGGTCAGGGACGTGGTTCCCGCTCGGAGTGAGGTCGAGCCGCAACCAGAGTTCCTCCCCGGACAGCTCCCAGTGCTCGTCGAGGTGGAAGGACCGGGCGGTGTCCGCGGCGGCGTACCGGGCGCGGACCGTGAGCGAACGGTCCGTCGCCTCCATGGATTCGATCCGGCGGTGGAGCCGGTCCAGTCCGGCCGACCGCCATACCTCCTCCCAGGTCGGCGCGGGCTGACCCGTGCCGAGCCCCCGGACGCCCGGCGAGCGCGGGTCGGCGGCGTCATAGGAGCCGAAGCCCTGCCCGCGGTCGTTGTCCGTGGGCGCCCGCCAGAGCTCCAGCCGCGGCGCCTCCACGGACTGTCCGGCCAGCGAGGTGAGCAGGCCGCCGTCGAACACCGCAGGGCCCAGCTCCAGCCGGCGCGGAACACCGGAAGAAGCACCGGAGGAGGCGCTGGAAGAGGCCGCCGCCGGACGGGGCCCCGCACGACGTTCCCGCGCGGGGGTCAGGTCGAGCTGAGCGGACGCGAGGACGTGCCCCTCCTCCGCCCACGCGGTGTCCGCGGCGAGCACGACCTCGGCCGTCAGCCATGTCTCACCCTCCGGGGACACCGGCACCGCGGGAAGAGCGTAGGCGGCCGACGCCCCGGCAGCCAGCGCCCCGCCGTCGTCGCCCACGATCGCAAGCGCACCCGTGTCCACCGGGCGCCCGTCGTGCTCCAGCCGCAGGTTGATCCGCACGTCCGACGCCGGCGCGCTGTGGCGGCGGTTCTCCACTCGGACGACGGGTGCAGCGGCCGTCCCGCTCAGCGTCAGCCGCAGCGGCGAGACCACCTGGCGGTACTCGTGGAGTCCCGGGCTGGGGGTGCCGTCGGCGAGGACCATGCCGTCCATGACGAAGTTCCCGTCGTGGATCTCCTCCCCGAAGTCACCGCCGTACGCGTAGAACGGGATGCCGTCCTCCGCGTGGCTGAGCAGTCCGTGGTCGCGCCATTCCCAGACGAAGCCGCCGTGCAGCCGGGGGTGCCGGTCCACGAGGTCCTCGTACTGGTCGATCGCTCCCGGTCCGTTGCCCATGGCGTGGATGTACTCGCAGAGGATGAACGGCTTGCGGCGCTGCCGCAGCGACTCCGCGGCACTGCACCCCAGCAGGAGATCGGTGGCGCCGTCCGTCCCGATCGACTCGGTCTCCGGGATGGAGGAGTACATCCGGGAGTACACATCGGTGTACGCGCCGGTGTAATCGCCCTCGTAGTGCACGGGCCGCTCGGGGTCCCTCGCGTGCACCCAGGCGGCCATGGCGGCGAGGTTCGCGCCGGTTCCGGATTCGTTGCCCAGCGACCACAGGACGACGCTGGGGTGGTTCTTGTCGCGCTCCACGGTCCGTTCGATGCGGTCCAGCAGCGCGTCGCGCCAGACGGGGTCGTCGCCGGGGTTGCCGTCCCAGCCGTGCCGCTCGAAGCCGTGCGTCTCCAGATCGCATTCCAGGATCACCCAGAATCCCAGCTCATCGGCCAGATCCAGCAGGCGCGGATGCGGCGGGTAGTGGCTCGTGCGGATCGCGTTGACATTGAAGCGCTTCATCAGCAGCAGGTCCTCGCGGGCGAACTCCTCGTTGAAGGCACGCCCCCGCTCGGGATGCGTCTCGTGCCGGTTGACGCCGTGGAACACCACGCGCCGGCCGTTGACCAGGAACCGGTCGCCCTCGATCCGCACCGTGCGGAAGCCGATCCGCTGGGTGACGGTCTCGCCCTGCGCCTCGACGGTCGCCTCATAGAGCCGCGGCGTCTCGGCACTCCACGGCTCGACGCCGGCCACCACCACCGGGGTCACGTCGCCGGGGCGCTCCCAGACGACGTCGACGTCCAGTTCCGCGATCCGGAACCGGACCGGGAACGCTGCCTCCCCCGCACTCACCTCGGGCACGATCGTGCCCTGCCCGGTTCCGGATGCGTCGCCGTCGTACGCGGTGCGCAGCCAGAGGTCATCGATCCCGCCCACGGGACGCGCCAGCAGCGTGACCGAGCGGAAGATGCCCGGCAGCCACCACTGGTCCTGGTCCTCGAGATAGCTGGCGGCGGACCACTGGTGCACCCGGACCGCGAGCACGTTCTCCCCCGGGCGCACGGCCTCGGTGACGTCGAATTCCTGCGCCAGGCGGCTGCCCGACCCCACGCCGATCTCCGTCCCGTTGATCCACACCTTGTACCGCGACTCCACCCCGTCGAAGCGGAGCAGGACGCGTTCGGCGCCGTCGAAGCTCTCGGGCAGCGTGAAGACGCGGCGGTGGTCACCGGTCGGGTTCGCGTCCGGGACGAACGGCGGCTCACAGGGGAACGGGAACTGGACGTTCGTGTAGATCGGACGGCCGTACTTCCCGTCACCCTGGAGCACCCAATGGGACGGGACCGGCAGGGTGTCCCAGTCGTCGGTGCTGAAGCCGGGGGCCGCGAAGTCCTCGGCGCCTTCGCCGTCGGGCAGGGCCAGTGCCCCCGCCGGGGTTCCGGGCGCGGCCGGAAGGAGGCGGAAGTCCCAGTCGCCGTCGAGGCTCAGCTCCGGGGCGTCCGAGGCGAGCCGCGCACGGGCCGGGCTGCGGCGTCCCTCGCCGGGCGCGGTGCTGGTGAGGTAGGCGGCGGTCATTTGACGGCTCCTTCGGTCAGGCCCCCGCGCCAGAAGCGCTGCAGGACGATCATGGCGATGGCCAGCGGGATGATGGAGAGCAGCACGCCGCCTGTGGTGAGTTCGTAGAACTCGGGCAGGCGGTCCACCTGGGACAGCCAGTTGTTCAGGCCGAGCGTGATCGGGTACAGCTTGCTGTCCGAGAGCATGACCAGCGGCAGGAAGTAGTTGTTCCAGATTCCGACGAGCTGGAACAGGAACACCGTGACCAGGGCCGGCGTGAGGACGCGCAGACCGATGGTGTGGAAGATCTTCAGCTCCCCGGCGCCGTCGATGCGCGCCGCCTCGATCAGGGCCGTGTCCACCGTGGCCTGGGCGTAGATGCGGCAGAGGAACAGGCCGAACGGGGACACCAGGGACGGGATGAGCACCGACCAGTAGGTGTTGGCGAGGCCCAACTGGCTGAACAGCAGGAACATGGGCAGGGCCGTGGCGGTGCCCGGGACCAGGACGCCGCCGAGGATTGTGCCGAACACGGCGTTGCGGCCACGGAACTCGTACTTGGCGAGGGCGTAACCGCCCGCGGCGGCGAGATAGGTCGCCAGCAGCGCGCCGACTCCGGCGTAGAGGACCGAGTTCAGGAACCAGCGGAGGAAGACGCCGTCGTCGTAGCTCAGCACCCTCGCGAGGTTGTCCCAGAGGGCGAACTGCCCGGAGAAC
The nucleotide sequence above comes from Arthrobacter woluwensis. Encoded proteins:
- a CDS encoding DUF6986 family protein; translation: MAGTSLSAADLADVETRLAATDTLLDRNYPGDDGSRQPIHTVYVSADRFTPDFAAEWGQAANDVVAQHGGLEALGALLGQSEELNAAVAPRVAAKLANEPIEDLRLDFEDGYGNRGDEAEDADVVTAAKAVHQAVEAGTAPPFIGIRFKCFEAPTRARGLRTLDLFVSTLVEQGGLPDGLVLTLPKVTTVDQVTAMDHVVSRLEEIHGLPAGRLRFEVQVETPQLILGHEGTHPVAQLPHVVPGRISSLHYGTYDYSASLQIAAEYQSMEHPVADVAKEIMQLAVAGTGIRLSDGSTNIIPVGDNVENAWKLHGRLVRRSLERGYYQGWDLHAHQLPSRFAASYAFYREGLAAATTRLKNYFSQTDAGVMDEPATARALANFVLRGVQCGAVGEDEVLALTGVALPELTVLAHPRLATTSH
- a CDS encoding bifunctional allantoicase/(S)-ureidoglycine aminohydrolase; amino-acid sequence: MGNLYYPTGGLPPQTHLTTERAIVTEAYTVIPKGVLTDIVTSLLPGFTNTRSWIIARPISGFATTFSQLIVEVGPGGGAPKAEFESGVEGVIFVVKGTLTLNLKGEQHVMEEGGYAYLAAGDEWGVENTTGDIATFHWIRKAYDRLEGYEATSFVTNEKDVEGTAMPDTDGVWKTQRFVPSDDLAHDMQVNIVTFQPGGVIPFPETHVMEHGLYVLEGKAMYLLNKDWVEVEAGDYMWLRAFCPQACYASGPGQFRYLLYKDQNRQIKLTGAPLPG
- a CDS encoding type IV toxin-antitoxin system AbiEi family antitoxin domain-containing protein, whose protein sequence is MTYEAVTILGHLGEVRGGLVTSAQASAAGVSPFQVSRMADAGVLIPVGRRGVYRMVGAPELEHEDITATWLSLKGIDAPASEHGAQGLVVAGVDAAILHGLGDFYPGDHELISASRKTTRQSDVRIRHAQLHPEDVTWAASVPVLTVERMIADLMATWVESSLVIDVVRDAIQAGRLVHPQRLSEALAPMAAARGFAAGDGAAVAEWLYEHAGLQPLGAVA
- a CDS encoding nucleotidyl transferase AbiEii/AbiGii toxin family protein: MSEGYASWTALAAALKAKAQQDLKNGATTKSVHEQLTIARFDRFLSRVFADGGEGWMLKGGNAMLARIPDTRATKDLDLGTDQDLDDAIRDLEQRTRVDFGDHLRFELVRTIATGRGSNQPGVRLRKAVFVARDAETGRNLGEVSVDVALTPAPIGKTDVVQPANRMALGKKLRTSPYRLYPLADHVADKVSGVMSTFGGRPSTRVKDLVDLVVIAGTQQLNARELQKALDARKATGQLSPENITFLIPRPWTTTAGRREFERLAHVVGADLNPVNAEALVGRMVDPVLSSEPMPDAVTWVPGHGWVGSPE
- a CDS encoding glycoside hydrolase family 2 TIM barrel-domain containing protein — its product is MTAAYLTSTAPGEGRRSPARARLASDAPELSLDGDWDFRLLPAAPGTPAGALALPDGEGAEDFAAPGFSTDDWDTLPVPSHWVLQGDGKYGRPIYTNVQFPFPCEPPFVPDANPTGDHRRVFTLPESFDGAERVLLRFDGVESRYKVWINGTEIGVGSGSRLAQEFDVTEAVRPGENVLAVRVHQWSAASYLEDQDQWWLPGIFRSVTLLARPVGGIDDLWLRTAYDGDASGTGQGTIVPEVSAGEAAFPVRFRIAELDVDVVWERPGDVTPVVVAGVEPWSAETPRLYEATVEAQGETVTQRIGFRTVRIEGDRFLVNGRRVVFHGVNRHETHPERGRAFNEEFAREDLLLMKRFNVNAIRTSHYPPHPRLLDLADELGFWVILECDLETHGFERHGWDGNPGDDPVWRDALLDRIERTVERDKNHPSVVLWSLGNESGTGANLAAMAAWVHARDPERPVHYEGDYTGAYTDVYSRMYSSIPETESIGTDGATDLLLGCSAAESLRQRRKPFILCEYIHAMGNGPGAIDQYEDLVDRHPRLHGGFVWEWRDHGLLSHAEDGIPFYAYGGDFGEEIHDGNFVMDGMVLADGTPSPGLHEYRQVVSPLRLTLSGTAAAPVVRVENRRHSAPASDVRINLRLEHDGRPVDTGALAIVGDDGGALAAGASAAYALPAVPVSPEGETWLTAEVVLAADTAWAEEGHVLASAQLDLTPARERRAGPRPAAASSSASSGASSGVPRRLELGPAVFDGGLLTSLAGQSVEAPRLELWRAPTDNDRGQGFGSYDAADPRSPGVRGLGTGQPAPTWEEVWRSAGLDRLHRRIESMEATDRSLTVRARYAAADTARSFHLDEHWELSGEELWLRLDLTPSGNHVPDRAWDLLLPRIGVRFGLPSEVSGAEWFGTGPRESYPDSRHAALVGRYADSVEGLGTAYSRPQENGHRSDVRELELLLGGAGGGADGAGGAGSDGGPGKPWLRVEAERDAAGRLPGFTLSRHTAQELSGAAHPHELPESRRTWLYLDAAQNGLGSRACGPDVWPEHALRPEARTLLLRFTAL
- a CDS encoding carbohydrate ABC transporter permease; protein product: MTSTTATPATRRAAEASRSGAAPRTGRKRSSTIIVTAILVVVALYFLVPVYWVLVASTKTTQDLFSTNGFLFSGQFALWDNLARVLSYDDGVFLRWFLNSVLYAGVGALLATYLAAAGGYALAKYEFRGRNAVFGTILGGVLVPGTATALPMFLLFSQLGLANTYWSVLIPSLVSPFGLFLCRIYAQATVDTALIEAARIDGAGELKIFHTIGLRVLTPALVTVFLFQLVGIWNNYFLPLVMLSDSKLYPITLGLNNWLSQVDRLPEFYELTTGGVLLSIIPLAIAMIVLQRFWRGGLTEGAVK